In Deltaproteobacteria bacterium, the following proteins share a genomic window:
- a CDS encoding peptidyl-prolyl cis-trans isomerase — MQMRLGIFSCVLVFFIGAFAGAGQALSDKPRVTIETSKGTIVLELYPDEAPKTVANFLNYARWGHYDGTIFHRVIPDFMIQGGGFTPKMKEKLTEMSIENEADNGLRNDRGTVAMARTQDAHSATAQFFINTKDNAFLNHKSKTPEGWGYTVFGKVTQGMEVVDAISKVETGNRVSMANVPVEPVVITKVTVKD, encoded by the coding sequence TTGCAAATGAGGCTGGGGATTTTTTCATGTGTGCTCGTTTTTTTCATCGGGGCTTTTGCAGGGGCGGGGCAGGCCTTGTCCGACAAACCCCGGGTCACCATCGAAACATCAAAGGGGACCATTGTGCTCGAACTGTATCCGGATGAAGCGCCTAAGACGGTGGCCAATTTCCTCAACTATGCGCGATGGGGACATTACGACGGCACCATCTTCCATCGGGTCATTCCCGACTTCATGATCCAGGGCGGTGGGTTCACCCCGAAGATGAAAGAGAAGCTGACAGAGATGTCCATCGAGAACGAGGCCGATAACGGCCTCAGGAATGACCGGGGCACCGTGGCCATGGCGCGCACCCAGGACGCCCACAGTGCAACGGCCCAGTTTTTCATCAACACCAAGGACAACGCCTTCCTGAACCACAAGAGCAAGACGCCTGAGGGATGGGGATACACGGTTTTTGGAAAGGTAACCCAGGGGATGGAGGTGGTGGATGCCATCTCCAAGGTTGAAACCGGGAACCGTGTGTCCATGGCAAACGTCCCGGTTGAGCCGGTGGTGATTACCAAGGTGACGGTCAAGGATTAG
- a CDS encoding dihydroorotate dehydrogenase electron transfer subunit, with amino-acid sequence MAEGKACEIVIEQDTEIIFNKQVAAGAFLMGVRSPEIAAEARPGQFVMLRVGQGMDPLLRRPFSICDAVDDLVLILYRVVGRGTRIMSDARKGERLQVLGPLGRGFARPLAGQGTILVAGGIGIAPLLFLSRWMPPESFTFFAGFGSADQIVGVDELGLSGMAISIATDDGSAGHHGLVTELLEKAMTGLSGDPGMVFACGPLPMLKAVMAVTRDRKISCQVSLEALMACGLGACQGCAVKAAPGQDRAYRHVCQDGPVFDATDLDWGAL; translated from the coding sequence GTGGCCGAAGGGAAGGCCTGCGAAATTGTGATTGAACAGGATACGGAAATTATATTCAACAAACAGGTCGCCGCGGGCGCCTTTTTGATGGGGGTGCGGTCCCCCGAGATTGCGGCGGAGGCCCGACCCGGGCAGTTCGTCATGCTCCGGGTGGGCCAGGGCATGGACCCGCTTTTAAGGAGGCCTTTTTCCATCTGTGATGCCGTGGACGACCTGGTACTTATCCTCTACCGGGTGGTGGGCCGTGGAACCCGGATCATGTCGGATGCGAGAAAAGGTGAACGGCTGCAGGTCCTGGGCCCTTTGGGAAGGGGGTTTGCACGTCCCCTCGCAGGACAAGGCACCATTCTGGTGGCCGGGGGCATTGGGATTGCCCCGCTCCTGTTCCTGTCTCGATGGATGCCGCCGGAAAGTTTTACTTTTTTTGCCGGGTTTGGTTCTGCTGATCAGATTGTCGGGGTCGATGAACTGGGCCTGTCGGGCATGGCGATATCGATCGCCACGGACGATGGCTCGGCCGGACATCACGGCCTTGTGACGGAGCTTCTGGAAAAGGCAATGACCGGTCTGAGCGGGGATCCCGGGATGGTCTTTGCATGCGGTCCGCTCCCGATGTTGAAGGCGGTTATGGCAGTGACCCGTGACAGGAAAATCTCCTGCCAGGTCTCTTTGGAGGCATTGATGGCCTGCGGGCTGGGGGCATGTCAGGGGTGTGCGGTGAAGGCGGCGCCCGGACAGGATCGGGCCTACCGGCATGTATGTCAGGATGGACCGGTGTTTGACGCCACTGATCTGGATTGGGGGGCGCTCTAA